In Coraliomargarita parva, the genomic stretch CGGCTTCTTTGATTTCAATCACTTCTTCTTTAACATTGGCGACAGACTCCGCCGAAGCGTCCTTGACGGCTGCCATGGCTTCGGCCGTATCTTCCTTCGCTTGCTCCGTGATCTTCTCAAGTTCCGCTTTGGTGTTTTCGAGGACGGCTTGATCTACCGGTTCAGGCTCGGTGGGCATATCGGACTTTTTATCACAGGCGGCCAACACAACAAGCGATCCACCGAGGAGAAGAATTTTAACTGTGGAATATAGGTACATAATTTTTGGGGTCAGAGGGGGACTTATCTACAACAGCTAACGATAACTGAAAATAGGCTGGGTGCAACCTCCTTGTCAGCGAGCAAAGCACGACTGGACAATTCAGGGGCGAGTTCCATACAATCAGGACATGCCGCTCCTCCAATCCTCCTACCGTCCGCCGTTCGGCTTTTGGAGCGGGCACCTGCAAACGATATATCCCGCACTGTTCCGTAAAGTTCGAGCTATCACAACCCAACGAGAACGAATCGAAACACCGGATGAAGATTTCATCGATTTGGACTGGTACCGCGAAGGTAGCTCAAAACGTTTGGCGATTTTGACACACGGATTGGAAGGCAATTCCCAGCGTGCTTATGTCCAAGGTGCAGCCTCCGTCCTAAAAGATGCGGACTGGCATGTCTTGGCCTGGAACCTACCCAGCTGTAGCGGCGAACCGAATCGAAGACTCTCCTCCTACCATAGCGGCTCAACCGATCATCTCGAAACTGTACTGAAGCATGTCTTTGCATTGAACCAATATGATCGTATTGCCTTGGTCGGCTACAGCCTGGGAGGGAACATCCAGCTGAAATACCTCGGCGACCTCGGCCGGCATGTGGACGCACGCATTCAAGCGACGGTCGCGTTCTCCGTCGCGACGGATTTAGAAGGCGGAGCGCGCCAACTGGAACATTGGAGCAATCGGATCTATATGCAGCGCTTTCTAAAAACGCTGAGAGCCAAGGTTCTGCACAAAATGGACGTACTTCCGGGAGAGCTCTCGGACGAAGGCCTGCATCTCATGCGCACGTTTCGTGAATTTGACAATGCCTACACCGCTCCGATTCACGGCTTCCACAGCGCTCAAGACTATTGGCGGCAGTGCAGCTGCGGTCCCAGATTGTCAAACATCCGGGTCCCCACCCTCTTGGTCAATGCAAAGGACGATCCATTCCTCAGCCCGAGTTGCTATCCGGTCGAAGCCGCTCAACGCAATCGCTACCTCTACTTGGAAATCCCAAAGAACGGCGGACATATGGGATTCATAGCCTTCAATCAGGACCATAGTTATTGGTCCGACCGCCGGATGC encodes the following:
- a CDS encoding YheT family hydrolase, which codes for MPLLQSSYRPPFGFWSGHLQTIYPALFRKVRAITTQRERIETPDEDFIDLDWYREGSSKRLAILTHGLEGNSQRAYVQGAASVLKDADWHVLAWNLPSCSGEPNRRLSSYHSGSTDHLETVLKHVFALNQYDRIALVGYSLGGNIQLKYLGDLGRHVDARIQATVAFSVATDLEGGARQLEHWSNRIYMQRFLKTLRAKVLHKMDVLPGELSDEGLHLMRTFREFDNAYTAPIHGFHSAQDYWRQCSCGPRLSNIRVPTLLVNAKDDPFLSPSCYPVEAAQRNRYLYLEIPKNGGHMGFIAFNQDHSYWSDRRMLEFLTEHLSS